The following DNA comes from Fusarium fujikuroi IMI 58289 draft genome, chromosome FFUJ_chr03.
GAATTTCCGACGGCATCTTAGGCGATATGTTCAAATCTACCTTCCAGATTGTCCGTGGGAGGTCAGCTCGACAAACCGATACACAATTGTTACTCACGAGGCTGCCGTAACAGCCAGACGACCTATCCGACGCAACGAGGCCATCAAATATTTATCCGGTGTTCAAGTCATTATCACGccagaggaggaaaaggccaTCTCATCTCAGAAGAAGGACTTTAGCATTGTGGTCAGCTCACGAAGCAAGTGCACCAGCCTGTTTATGGGCCCTGCCCGCTTTGCGAACCACGATTGCGATGCAAACGCCAAACTTATGAGGACGAGCCATGCAGGAATCGAGATTGTCGCAACAAGACCCATTGAGGCAGGGGAGGAGATTACGGTTACTTACGGAGACAACTATTTCGGGGACAACAACTGCGAATGTTTATGCAAGACATGCGAGGATCTTTTACAGAATGCGTGGGAACCAGAAGAGGGCACAGTGCCAGTGAAGACTAGTATTGAGCAGGAAAAGTCAGAAGGTTACTCATTACGGCGACGACGGAGAGATGACAGTATCTCTGGGTCTTCACGAACACCATCAGTCACTCCTGACATGCGACCACGGATTACAAAAGCGACTTCAAGAGGATCAAAGCTAGCTCGCGATTCATCATCTGTCAGGTCTCCGCCCGCCGAGCAAACCAATAATCGAAAGCGACAACATGATAGTCTGGCAACGCCGCCCAAGACTCCGGCGAAGCGACAGAAGGTTTCGGCCGAGAAGACTGTAATTATCATCGACGATTCGTCGCGAAGTACCTCCGTCACTGCCAGTGAATCTTCAAGCGGTGTTGTCGAGACAGATGTCACTTCGCCAGAGAAGGAAACTCCGGAGCCTCTAGGACATACTCCGTTGAAAGGGAATGCGAACAAGGGCAGTCGACAGACAGAGGGGGCACCAGTTTCGCCGCAGAGCAGTCAAGGTTCTCGATCACCGCAGCAGGCAGCTGAGATGACAAGAGAGAGCACCCGTCGAAGTGGTCTTGAGAGTATGACTATCCAGGCCATTCTAAACGCTCCTCTAGAGTCCGAGGTTGAGAGTGAACCTGAACCggagaagctgaaagaagCAACTGTGGTACCTCCACCAACCGAGCCTATTGCAACCAGTATCGAAACCGTCGAAGACAGTCAAGTGGCTGATGAGGATCAGCCAAAACGAAAGAAATATCAGCGTCGTGTCTATAAGCAGGATACGCCTCCATCTAGAGTGCGAGTGCCGGGAGATTACCTCCTTACACCGCTACTCTTATCGGAACCTGAGATGGCCTGGATCCAGTGCACCATCTGCGACGGTTACTTTGTACAACAGAACGCATATTTTACACGAGCTTCATGCCCTCGCTGCGAACGGCACTCAAAGCTTTACGGGTATATCTGGCCCAAGACGGACAAGGCCGGGCCGCACGACAAAGAGGAGCGCATTCTCGATCATCGCACAATCCATCGATTCTTAGATCCCGATGATGAACGAAAAGTGAGGTGCCGCAAGAGTTTTGGAAATCTCAAGACAGACACAGAAGAAACGGAAGAGCTCGAGCGGGGCCGGAAGAGACACAGCACATCAGGCTTGATGGGGCGAACGGGTCCTTCAACAGAGCAAGACTCAGGCCATCGAAGAAGCGGAAGG
Coding sequences within:
- a CDS encoding probable Histone-lysine N-methyltransferase SET9; its protein translation is MPPSQKAAAKKPRMTLAQVSAYDDILTDALVDHVFYWTTVPKNRTSYHPSRGVREEEIAKILQEEVVLKKDLESAEKRLLATNGLKRFHNGLKTDNEKENFRRHLRRYVQIYLPDCPWEVSSTNRYTIVTHEAAVTARRPIRRNEAIKYLSGVQVIITPEEEKAISSQKKDFSIVVSSRSKCTSLFMGPARFANHDCDANAKLMRTSHAGIEIVATRPIEAGEEITVTYGDNYFGDNNCECLCKTCEDLLQNAWEPEEGTVPVKTSIEQEKSEGYSLRRRRRDDSISGSSRTPSVTPDMRPRITKATSRGSKLARDSSSVRSPPAEQTNNRKRQHDSLATPPKTPAKRQKVSAEKTVIIIDDSSRSTSVTASESSSGVVETDVTSPEKETPEPLGHTPLKGNANKGSRQTEGAPVSPQSSQGSRSPQQAAEMTRESTRRSGLESMTIQAILNAPLESEVESEPEPEKLKEATVVPPPTEPIATSIETVEDSQVADEDQPKRKKYQRRVYKQDTPPSRVRVPGDYLLTPLLLSEPEMAWIQCTICDGYFVQQNAYFTRASCPRCERHSKLYGYIWPKTDKAGPHDKEERILDHRTIHRFLDPDDERKVRCRKSFGNLKTDTEETEELERGRKRHSTSGLMGRTGPSTEQDSGHRRSGRLRRVNSRFFDP